A stretch of the Erpetoichthys calabaricus chromosome 3, fErpCal1.3, whole genome shotgun sequence genome encodes the following:
- the LOC127527261 gene encoding uncharacterized protein LOC127527261 gives MVGQGGQAAQMPNISRLVEAVCVQLSRIHPEGTTISGVRVNRWAAVMRDYICIQENILTNPVLVAQTRIQLFPLNQRTLAQWHYTRTRELVRRALEIAVPLPTSSALASEPTPTVRPRPTGPELSAAQPLHFHIPPDLSGQATQRRRGPVDVAPAIIGHPPEPHEAPVTQPLSPPADTATAPLPPPPAGPSVPRTTAWLRKKKEEADELARQQGNPPQATEKNRKLHLQVLWPS, from the exons ATGGTCGGCCAAGGCGGCCAAGCCGCACAGATGCCAAACATCAGCCGCCTTGTGGAGGCCGTTTGTGTACAGCTGTCCAGGATTCACCCCGAAGGAACCACCATCAGCGGCGTGAGGGTGAACCGCTGGGCAGCTGTGATGCGGGATTACATCTGCATCCAGGAAAATATCCTGACAAATCCGGTACTCGTGGCCCAGACACGCATCCAGTTATTCCCCCTCAATCAGCGCACCCTGGCACAATG GCACTACACTCGCACCAGGGAGCTGGTACGGCGGGCTCTGGAGATAGCCGTGCCACTGCCAACCAGCTCGGCCCTTGCTTCAGAGCCCACCCCTACCGTTCGACCACGACCCACGGGCCCCGAGCTGTCCGCTGCACAACCACTACACTTCCATATCCCGCCTGACCTATCTGGTCAGGCGACGCAGCGACGTCGGGGCCCCGTGGATGTGGCACCAGCCATAATTGGGCACCCCCCCGAGCCACATGAAGCACCCGTCACCCAGCCACTCTCCCCGCCGGCTGACACTGCCACTGCTCCGCTTCCACCGCCGCCGGCAGGACCCTCAGTACCCCGCACCACTGCCTGGCTGCGAAAGAAAAAGGAGGAGGCGGACGAGCTGGCACGACAGCAAGGAAAccccccccaagcaacggaaaAAAATCGAAAATTACATTTGCAAGTGCTGTGGCCGTCCTAA
- the LOC114666173 gene encoding nematocyst expressed protein 3-like — translation MVGQGGQAAQMPNISRLVEAVCIELSRIHPEGTTICGVRVNRWAAVMRDYICIQENILTNPVLMAQTRIQLFPLNQRTLAQWHLTRTRELVRRALEMAVPLPSSSALASEPTPAVRPRPTGPEQSAAPCHEYSDLPDLSGQATQRTRGPVDVAPPIVGHPPVPQEAPATQPLLPPADTAASPPPPAQPSVPRTTAWRRKKKQEAEELAQQQGIPPKQRKKVEAFVCQRCGRPKTKEFGHSRFGRETFCSTSAGRSVQEWLEEKRRAKQNRAGGDGH, via the exons ATGGTCGGCCAAGGCGGCCAAGCCGCACAGATGCCAAACATCAGCCGCCTTGTGGAGGCCGTTTGTATAGAGCTGTCCAGGATTCACCCCGAAGGAACCACCATCTGCGGCGTGAGGGTGAACCGCTGGGCAGCTGTGATGCGGGATTATATCTGCATCCAAGAGAACATCCTTACAAACCCGGTACTCATGGCCCAGACACGTATCCAGTTATTCCCCCTCAATCAGCGCACCCTGGCACAATG GCACCTCACTCGCACCAGGGAGCTGGTACGGCGGGCTCTGGAGATGGCCGTGCCATTGCCATCCAGCTCGGCCCTTGCTTCGGAGCCCACCCCTGCCGTACGGCCACGTCCCACGGGCCCCGAGCAGTCCGCTGCACCATGTCATGAATACTCGGACCTGCCTGACCTGTCCGGTCAGGCGACGCAGCGAACTCGGGGCCCCGTGGATGTGGCACCGCCAATTGTTGGCCACCCCCCCGTGCCACAAGAAGCACCCGCCACCCAGCCACTCCTCCCGCCGGCTGACACTGCCGCTTCTCCGCCTCCACCGGCACAACCTTCAGTACCCCGCACCACTGCCTGGCGGCGGAAGAAAAAACAGGAGGCGGAGGAGCTGGCGCAACAGCAAGGTATCCCtcccaaacaaagaaaaaaagtggaGGCCTTTGTTTGCCAGCGCTGTGGCCGTCCTAAAACAAAAGAGTTCGGCCACAGCCGCTTTGGGAGGGAAACCTTTTGTTCCACCTCAGCCGGCAGAAGTGTCCAGGAGTGGCTGGAGGAAAAGAGGAGAGCGAAGCAAAATCGTGCCGGGGGGGATGGCCACTAA
- the LOC127527260 gene encoding uncharacterized protein LOC127527260 encodes MHALQLYVRRRDEAKAAATSSLPKTTTVTPTASLSAAASVVEIPDDVLLSASMELEAASTSQSATSGGPVPSQRSQPTADPGKQPSQMLSVARRELLLPEGWRTSLPKEQHAWVSRALFTRGKDGKPVLTSNLRLWWYPPGPRNVHLQPPTSPDTFFQRPFFLWMPYRMWGYKLSCTVCSHRLSGAGLYRTVRRVLESDGWYFMATEYLECRRCKKKVAGWSQDVLDQLHCTHLDDFPAILTYRSDKESPMAGSTLHR; translated from the exons ATGCATGCGCTCCAGCTGTATGTGCGGCGGAGAGACGAGGCAAAGGCAGCAGCAACCTCCTCCCTTCCCAAAACCACCACTGTTACCCCCACcgcctctctctctgcagcagccTCCGTCGTCGAGATTCCCGATGACGTGCTGCTGTCGGCCAGCATGGAGTTGGAGGCTG CATCTACCTCCCAGTCTGCAACCAGTGGAGGGCCCGTGCCATCCCAGCGCTCCCAACCGACGGCTGATCCGGGAAAGCAGCCTTCGCAAATGCTGTCTGTAGCCAGGAGAGAG ctaCTTTTACCCGAGGGCTGGAGGACTTCCCTACCCAAAGAACAGCATGCGTGGGTAAGTCGGGCCCTTTTCACCAGGGGCAAGGATGGAAAGCCTGTTCTGACGTCCAACCTTCGCCTTTGGTGGTATCCTCCCGGCCCCCGCAACGTGCACCTCCAGCCCCCGACATCGCCCGACACCTTTTTTCAGCGCCCGTTCTTCCTGTGGATGCCGTACCGCATGTGGGGCTACAAGCTGTCCTGCACGGTGTGCAGCCACAGGTTGTCGGGAGCCGGACTCTACAGGACCGTCCGGAGGGTCCTGGAGTCAGACGGATGGTACTTTATGGCCACGGAGTACCTGGAGTGCCGGCGCTGCAAGAAGAAGGTGGCGGGCTGGTCGCAGGATGTCTTGGATCAGCTGCactgcacccacctggatgactTTCCAGCTATCCTGACTTACAGGTCAGACAAGGAGTCTCCGATGGCTGGGTCAACTCTCCATAGGTAG